In marine bacterium B5-7, the genomic stretch TAGATAACTGATTCTAATTCTTCATCTAAAGCATCCACCGCCGTTTTCACCATTGGAATTGGCAACGGCCGACCAAACAAAAGTTCGGTTTTCCAATGCGCAAATGCACCAGCCACTTCAGGGACAGAAGTCTGACGACCCACAGCATTCAACATAAACCAAGTACGTCTATCCAACGGTTTTAACCATAAAAAATCTGCTGATGCTAAAACACCATCCGTACGTGCCAGCTGTAACATCGACGCCATCAATGTTAGCTCATAAGCATGTGAGCCCATCGCGCGACGAACGGCTTTGAGTTTCATATGTTTTCGCAAGATAGGACGTACACCAGAAAAGTCTAATTTTCCCGTTGCCGCAGATAAAGCAATTTGATCAAACAACTTTTCAGTAGAATCTCGATCTTCATTCGCTTTTGCCGCAAAGGCCGCGAATAAGGCTTGTAAATGAATAGGCATATGCTCTACGCCACGAAAAGGTGCGCCCAACTGCACAGAAAACACCGTCTCTGCTTTTTCACGGATTAACGTCGCCGTACGTTTAATACGGGGATCATATATACTGGGATCGAGCTCTTCCAACAATAAGTCAAAACGTTTACAGAATTGCAGCGGATTCATCGCAATGGCCCAACGCCCTTTTTCCACATGTTCTTTCACAAGATCCAAGTTGGAAACCGGCATAATTTGCGGCCAATTACCTTTTTCACTCGCTAATAAGGTTTTCATAGAGTGGGTACGGTGGAAACGTGTAATAGGATTACTAAAATACATCCATACGGTCAAACCGCCCATCAATAAACCCAAGGGGTATCGTAAGTACCGACCCACAGCTTCACTGACCATACTGAGTTGCTGAAAGCTCACGCTACTTGCTGACGTGTCCTGAATAATTTGTGCAACCGCATGTAAACGCGGCACGATTGGGCTCAGTAATTTGATTTCCATCAGTTTTACGCGAAATAAAAAAGTAACAATCTGCGCATGAAAGTAATACCAAACCACGCCACATAGAAGGAAGAGACCAAGGGTCATCCAGAGTGCGGAATAAGAACTGTCTTGCTGTTGGCCACCAGAGGCTGCTGGAGGAGGCATAAGGCTTCACCCTGTATCAATTTGTTTCCTTCGTACCGACCAATCTACCTGATTTACTTAGAAAAATATACCCACGCTACTTCTCACATGTTGAATCCCATGGCACTTGCAACAAAGAAATTTTTTTATACAATAGACAGTAATGTGACAGAAAAGGAACGTCAATGTCTGCCCAATCCAGCACCAGCCGTAAGACCTGCATACGCTGCGGACTCGTGAAACCGCTTGCTGCGTTTCATGCCTACGAAGTTGATGAAGATGGCACAGAGACCAGTGCCGGAAGCAATGCTGGTGGCACAATCCTGATCTATAGCGCCATTTGCCAAGCTTGCGCCTTGGGCAATCCCGAGAATGCTTCTGTTGATTACAACCATCAGATACGCCGCGATCTATTTGCACAAGAACAAACCGCTGTTGAGCGCAAACAAACCGATAGGGAAACCGCGAAAAATCGCGAACAACATGATTTCAAGCGTGATCATGAACTAGGCGATAAAGCGAAAACAGAAAAAACCAACACCAGTGGTCTAGATGGAAAAACCAGTAGCGCCCTGCAAAAATCTAAAAGTCGATCAGGTGCATTCGGACGCATGGCTGGTGCCGCTTCACAATTGTTTAGCGGCAAAAAAAGTACCGCTTCCAGCAAGGCGCGCAGCGGAAACACCGCATCCAAAAGCAAGCAAACAGGCACAAAAGCAAGTAAGTCCTCTCAATCTATGTTTGGACAAAAAACTTCTTCAGAAAAAAGTGGCTCGAAGTCGACGCCTCAAACCAAGCAACAAACACAACAAACCACGAAAAGCGCAGCTGAAAATAC encodes the following:
- the icmP gene encoding phosphoesterase, which codes for MPPPAASGGQQQDSSYSALWMTLGLFLLCGVVWYYFHAQIVTFLFRVKLMEIKLLSPIVPRLHAVAQIIQDTSASSVSFQQLSMVSEAVGRYLRYPLGLLMGGLTVWMYFSNPITRFHRTHSMKTLLASEKGNWPQIMPVSNLDLVKEHVEKGRWAIAMNPLQFCKRFDLLLEELDPSIYDPRIKRTATLIREKAETVFSVQLGAPFRGVEHMPIHLQALFAAFAAKANEDRDSTEKLFDQIALSAATGKLDFSGVRPILRKHMKLKAVRRAMGSHAYELTLMASMLQLARTDGVLASADFLWLKPLDRRTWFMLNAVGRQTSVPEVAGAFAHWKTELLFGRPLPIPMVKTAVDALDEELESVIYKPEETDE